The following are encoded together in the Chaetodon auriga isolate fChaAug3 chromosome 6, fChaAug3.hap1, whole genome shotgun sequence genome:
- the LOC143322184 gene encoding ubiquitin-conjugating enzyme E2 H-like, whose protein sequence is MSSPSPGKRRMDTDVVKLIESKHEVTILSGLNEFVVKFHGPPGTAYEGGVWKVRVDLPDKYPFKSPSIGFMNKIFHPNIDEASGTVCLDVINQTWTALYDLTNIFESFLPQLLAYPNPIDPLNGDAAAMYLHRPEDYKHKIKEYIQRYATEEALKEQEEGGGDSSSESSMSDFSEDEAQDMEL, encoded by the exons ATGTCGTCTCCAAGTCCGGGCAAGAGGCGAATGGATACCGACGTGGTGAAACT CATCGAGAGCAAGCACGAGGTCACCATCCTCAGTGGACTCAATGAGTTTGTGGTCAAGTTCCATGGACCCCCTGGAA CGGCGTATGAAGGAGGTGTGTGGAAGGTGCGGGTGGACCTCCCAGATAAATACCCCTTCAAATCACCATCAATAG GATTCATGAACAAAATCTTTCATCCCAACATTGATGAAGC gtCAGGGACGGTGTGTTTAGATGTCATAAACCAGACGTGGACGGCTCTCTACG ACCTCACCAACATCTTTGAGTCGTTCCTCCCTCAGCTGCTCGCCTACCCCAACCCCATCGATCCTCTGAATGGGGACGCAGCCGCCATGTACCTGCACCGACCAGAGGATTAtaaacacaagataaaag AGTACATCCAAAGGTACGCCACAGAGGAGGCTCtaaaggagcaggaggaggggggaggtgaCTCCTCTTCCGAGAGCTCCATGTCAGACTTTTCGGAGGACGAGGCTCAGGACATGGAGTTGTAG